A window from Zingiber officinale cultivar Zhangliang chromosome 7A, Zo_v1.1, whole genome shotgun sequence encodes these proteins:
- the LOC121999331 gene encoding zinc finger MYM-type protein 1-like — MPPKYLSGAQKGKMKQREEALIQSQAGDINKYFIRSSRIEREELGDNLVIEEQSHNENEELVEVANLIESNENLEEDSQPGKLNLIMNLEDPENWNNIDKKLRDYLIEMGPKRVNDFLFPKDSNNRHFDSSHYTRVMANGQTLDRRWLVYSILLDKIFCFCCKLFKTEQMMSRMGNLGNEGYKDWRNMHRSLKQHEASRDHMDCIIAWVELEKRLKKNQTIDYSMQLQFNKERQHWRQVLTRIISIVKTLAKNTLAFRGDDEKLYVENNGIFLQMIEMVAEFDPVMEEHVRRCEARESQYTYFSPKIQNEPIETLANEVKRAIIAKVKHAKYFSVDGTSGLELLSELLNVLTRVGIDIDDIRGQGYDNGSNMSGRHKGVQKRLLEINLRAFYTPCGCHSLNLALVDMVECCPKAKSFFGVVQRIYTLFSSSTKRWKIFKDKVSGLTVKPLSHTRWESHVESVKAIKEQIVNIRDALHDLAEVAEDSKTKSDAETLALYDLGSFEFLLGMVVKYRK, encoded by the exons ATGCCTCCTAAATATCTATCTGGAGCTCAAAAGGGAAAAATGAAACAAAGGGAGGAAGCATTAATTCAAAGTCAAGCCGGTGATATTAACAAATATTTTATTAGAAGTAGCAGAATAGAAAGAGAGGAATTAGGGGATAATTTGGTGATTGAAGAACAAAGCCACAATGAAAATGAAGAATTGGTTGAGGTTGCCAATTTGATTGAGTCAAATGAAAATTTAGAAGAAGACTCTCAACCtggaaaattaaatttgattatgaATTTGGAGGATCCTGAAAATTGGAATAACATTGATAAAAAATTGAGAGATTACTTAATCGAAATGGGTCCAAAAAGAGTGAATGATTTTTTGTTTCCTAAGGATAGTAACAATAGGCATTTTGATTCATCACATTATACACGGGTAATGGCAAATGGACAAACATTAGATAGAAGATGGCTTGTATATTCTATTTTATTGGATAAAATATTTTGCTTCTGTTGCAAGTTGTTCAAGACTGAACAAATGATGAGTAGAATGGGGAATTTGGGTAATGAAGGATACAAAGACTGGCGTAATATGCATAGAAGTCTTAAACAACATGAAGCTAGTAGAGACCATATGGATTGCATAATTGCTTGGGTTGAATTAGAAAAGAGgctgaaaaaaaatcaaacaattgATTACAGTATGCAACTTCAATTCAACAAAGAAAGACAACATTGGAGGCAAGTGTTAACAAGAATAATTTCCATTGTGAAAACACTTGCCAAAAATACTTTGGCATTTCGAGGGGATGATGAGAAACTTTATGTCGAGAACAATGGGATATTTTTGCAAATGATAGAAATGGTTGCTGAGTTTGATCCAGTGATGGAGGAGCATGTTCGACGTTGTGAAGCAAGGGAATCTCAATATACATATTTTAGtccaaaaattcaaaatgaacCGATAGAGACTTTGGCAAATGAAGTGAAAAGGGCAATCATTGCAAAAGTTAAAcatgcaaaatatttttca GTGGATGGCACATCAGGTCTTGAGTTATTAAGTGAACTTCTAAATGTGTTAACTAGAGTTGGGATTGACATCGATGACATAAGAGGGCAGGGGTACGACAACGGGTCTAACATGAGTGGAAGACACAAAGGTGTACAAAAAAGATTGCTTGAAATAAATCTGAGAGCCTTTTACACACCATgtggttgtcatagtcttaatttggCCTTAGTTGATATGGTGGAATGTTGTCCTAAAGCCAAATCCTTCTTTGGAGTGGTGCAACGCATCTACACATTGTTTTCTTCCTCTACAAAGAGATggaaaatttttaaagataaggTGTCTGGTTTGACCGTTAAGCCATTGTCACATACCCGTTGGGAAAGTCATGTTGAAAGTGTTAAAGCCATAAAAGAGCAAATTGTAAATATAAGAGATGCTTTACATGACTTAGCAGAAGTTGCTGAAGATTCTAAAACAAAGAGTGATGCGGAGACCTTAGCACTATATGATCTTGGGAGTTTTGAGTTCTTGCTTGGAAtggttgtaaaataccgaaaatag